In Tepidimonas taiwanensis, the following are encoded in one genomic region:
- a CDS encoding sensor domain-containing diguanylate cyclase: MPVLGLDAADAQGRPLGPAVELLEDPDGALSWERVSSDPGLPWRRSDMQVLNFSFSDSTWWARLRLDNPDDAAQERAIELAMPLHDDVLLTVRSSDGDVQQWRTGDRFPFASRPVPYRYPLFKVRVPARGHVELWWRFASHDGLYDALPLTLWTLPAFTDKGFRETLILGAYFGAIGILMLYMLAAGALNREASFAWYAAYLGSFLLWNYSFTGFGFATLWPSAPVFNNVIIGVSSVAIYLTLGRFTQVWLRTAALAPWADRWLRLLMVGIALHAVPAVLDWYAATFRTLIPLGVLFLISLLAVAARLAWRGVIEARLYLIAWAFWVTGALVYYARVLGWLPSQPWVEYALNIGSMLEMVTLAMMLSWRIHELKSQARGAQEALLHEQRSHSARLESEVRERTRALQDANARLEEQAATDPLTSLANRRAFQTVADREWRRAVREGQPLALALLDLDHFKWVNDALGHPRGDEALRLVGGLLREWFRRGNEWCFRTGGEEFAVVAAVDDADRLTERLEAFRRTLDQQVSQWLERACREVGVALPDDAVGTVSIGVCVSAAADRTAPGGTDDWASLYRHADEALYAAKHAGRNRVIVTSPAV; encoded by the coding sequence ATGCCGGTCCTCGGGCTCGATGCGGCCGACGCGCAGGGGCGGCCACTCGGCCCGGCGGTGGAGCTGCTCGAGGACCCCGACGGGGCGCTGTCGTGGGAGCGCGTGTCGTCCGACCCCGGGCTGCCGTGGCGGCGCAGCGACATGCAGGTGCTGAACTTCAGCTTTTCCGACAGCACGTGGTGGGCGCGGCTGCGCCTGGACAACCCCGACGATGCCGCGCAGGAGCGCGCCATCGAGCTGGCGATGCCGCTGCACGACGACGTGCTGCTGACGGTGCGCAGCAGCGACGGCGACGTGCAGCAGTGGCGCACCGGCGACCGTTTCCCCTTCGCGTCGCGCCCGGTGCCGTACCGCTATCCGCTCTTCAAGGTCCGCGTGCCGGCCCGCGGACACGTGGAGCTGTGGTGGCGCTTCGCCAGCCACGACGGACTCTACGACGCGCTGCCGCTGACCCTGTGGACCCTGCCCGCGTTCACGGACAAGGGGTTTCGCGAGACGCTGATCCTCGGCGCCTACTTCGGCGCCATCGGCATCCTGATGCTGTACATGCTCGCCGCCGGGGCGCTGAACCGCGAGGCGAGTTTTGCGTGGTACGCGGCCTACCTCGGCAGTTTTCTGCTGTGGAACTACAGCTTCACCGGCTTCGGTTTCGCCACCCTGTGGCCGAGCGCCCCGGTGTTCAACAACGTCATCATCGGCGTGTCGTCCGTCGCGATCTATCTGACGCTGGGGCGGTTTACCCAGGTCTGGCTGCGCACGGCGGCGCTCGCGCCGTGGGCGGATCGCTGGCTGCGGCTGCTGATGGTGGGGATCGCGCTGCACGCGGTGCCCGCGGTGCTGGACTGGTACGCGGCGACGTTTCGCACGCTCATCCCGCTCGGGGTGTTGTTCCTCATCAGCCTGCTGGCGGTGGCGGCGCGGCTGGCGTGGCGCGGGGTGATCGAAGCGCGCCTGTACCTGATCGCGTGGGCGTTTTGGGTCACGGGGGCGCTCGTGTACTACGCGCGCGTGCTGGGGTGGCTGCCGTCGCAGCCGTGGGTGGAATACGCGCTCAACATCGGCTCGATGCTGGAGATGGTGACGCTGGCGATGATGCTGAGCTGGCGCATCCACGAGCTCAAATCGCAGGCGCGCGGCGCGCAAGAGGCGCTGCTGCACGAACAGCGCTCCCACAGCGCGCGTCTGGAATCCGAGGTGCGCGAGCGCACCCGCGCGTTGCAAGACGCCAACGCGCGGCTGGAGGAGCAGGCCGCGACCGACCCGCTGACGTCGCTGGCCAACCGCCGCGCGTTCCAGACCGTCGCCGACCGCGAGTGGCGCCGCGCGGTACGCGAGGGCCAACCCCTGGCGCTGGCGCTGCTCGACCTCGACCACTTCAAGTGGGTCAACGACGCGCTCGGCCACCCGCGCGGTGATGAGGCGCTGCGGCTCGTCGGCGGGTTGTTGCGCGAGTGGTTTCGGCGCGGCAACGAGTGGTGTTTCCGCACGGGCGGGGAGGAGTTCGCGGTGGTTGCCGCGGTCGACGATGCAGACCGCCTGACCGAGCGCCTGGAGGCGTTTCGGCGCACCTTGGACCAGCAGGTGTCGCAGTGGCTGGAACGGGCGTGCCGCGAGGTCGGCGTGGCGCTGCCGGACGACGCCGTGGGGACGGTGTCGATCGGGGTGTGCGTCAGCGCCGCCGCCGATCGCACCGCCCCCGGCGGCACCGACGACTGGGCCAGCCTGTACCGGCACGCCGACGAGGCCCTCTATGCGGCCAAGCACGCGGGGCGCAATCGTGTGATCGTCACCTCCCCGGCGGTCTGA
- a CDS encoding potassium/proton antiporter, with product MMTMSLDFLALPLLTASALVLLSLVAGLFSARLGLSFLLVFLVAGMLLGEDGPGGVLFEDFRLAFWVGNVALAVILLDGGLRTQYATFRTGLRPALLLATVGVVVSAALTGLGAWWLLGWDWRLALLLGAIVGSTDAAAVFSLLQTSGVRLNERVASTLEIESGLNDPMAVFLTLALIGLATAAETPAPAGARAMLLALAQQFGWGLLLGTGLGWVLADGLRWLTRVTRPGGGVRALLLLSAGLAVFALTTWIGGSGFLAVYVFGLVLGNRSRGSIAPALQAMDGYAWMAQAGMFLLLGLLVTPTEALRTLLPALGVAAVLMAVARPVAVWLCLAPLRFPPREIVFIAWVGLRGAVPIVLAVFPLMAGVEGAKTFFNIAFVVVLASLLLQGATLPWAARRTGVALPDRDDPAAVRRVFGDFEVPADTPMAALCQFYGWPTVEDERLTVGEWFRRTCQRPPVEGDQLRWGPAELSVRRVRAGSIERVGIRIEDTDEDGNGTTSTPAR from the coding sequence ATGATGACGATGTCGCTGGACTTCCTCGCGCTGCCGCTGCTGACCGCCTCCGCCCTGGTGCTGCTGAGCCTCGTGGCCGGGTTGTTCTCGGCGCGGCTGGGGTTGTCGTTCCTGCTGGTGTTCCTGGTGGCAGGGATGCTGCTGGGCGAGGACGGTCCGGGCGGCGTGCTGTTCGAGGACTTCCGGCTGGCGTTCTGGGTGGGCAACGTCGCGCTGGCGGTGATCCTGCTCGACGGCGGGCTGCGCACGCAGTACGCCACCTTCCGCACGGGGCTCAGGCCGGCGCTACTGCTGGCCACCGTCGGGGTCGTCGTCAGCGCCGCGCTCACCGGGCTGGGCGCGTGGTGGCTGCTGGGGTGGGACTGGCGGCTCGCGCTGCTGCTCGGCGCCATCGTCGGCTCCACCGACGCGGCGGCGGTCTTTTCGCTGCTGCAGACGTCCGGCGTGCGGCTCAATGAGCGGGTGGCCTCGACGCTGGAAATCGAGTCCGGGCTGAACGACCCGATGGCGGTGTTTCTGACGCTGGCGTTGATCGGGCTGGCCACGGCCGCGGAAACGCCGGCACCGGCCGGCGCGCGGGCGATGCTGCTGGCGCTCGCGCAGCAGTTCGGCTGGGGCCTGCTGCTCGGCACAGGACTCGGCTGGGTGCTGGCCGACGGGCTGCGCTGGTTGACGCGCGTCACCCGGCCGGGCGGCGGCGTGCGGGCGTTGCTGCTGCTGTCGGCGGGGCTGGCGGTATTTGCGCTGACGACGTGGATCGGCGGCTCGGGGTTTCTGGCGGTCTATGTGTTCGGCCTCGTGCTCGGCAACCGCTCGCGCGGCTCGATCGCGCCGGCGCTGCAGGCAATGGACGGCTACGCCTGGATGGCGCAGGCGGGCATGTTCCTGCTGCTGGGGCTGCTGGTCACGCCAACCGAGGCGCTGCGCACGCTGCTGCCGGCGCTCGGGGTGGCGGCGGTGCTGATGGCGGTGGCGCGCCCCGTCGCGGTGTGGCTGTGCCTGGCGCCGCTGCGATTTCCACCACGAGAGATCGTCTTCATCGCCTGGGTGGGCCTGCGCGGTGCCGTGCCGATCGTCCTGGCGGTGTTTCCGCTCATGGCCGGGGTCGAGGGCGCCAAGACCTTCTTCAACATCGCCTTCGTCGTGGTGCTGGCGTCGCTGCTGTTGCAGGGCGCGACGCTGCCTTGGGCGGCGCGCCGCACGGGCGTGGCGCTGCCGGACCGGGACGACCCGGCCGCGGTGCGGCGGGTGTTTGGTGACTTCGAGGTGCCGGCCGACACGCCGATGGCCGCGCTGTGCCAGTTCTACGGCTGGCCGACGGTCGAGGACGAACGCCTCACCGTGGGCGAGTGGTTTCGCCGCACGTGCCAGCGCCCACCCGTGGAGGGCGACCAACTGCGCTGGGGGCCAGCTGAGCTCAGCGTGCGCCGCGTGCGGGCGGGGTCGATCGAGCGGGTGGGCATCCGCATCGAGGATACAGACGAGGACGGGAACGGGACCACATCGACACCCGCTCGCTGA
- a CDS encoding TM2 domain-containing protein has protein sequence MNAPLNASTPTAPARPRNKTVAAWLAFIGGGLGWHRFYLHGFGDVWGWLHAIPTALGLWGVDRVLTYGQDDKLSWVLLPFLGLGLVAACLSAIVYALQPPERWNARHNPHLAADARPGATNWLTVLAVVLSLMVGATALMAGLAFSFQRYFEYQIEEGLRISQ, from the coding sequence ATGAACGCCCCCTTGAACGCCTCCACCCCCACCGCACCCGCCCGTCCCCGCAACAAAACCGTGGCCGCGTGGCTCGCCTTCATCGGCGGCGGCCTCGGCTGGCACCGCTTCTACCTGCACGGCTTCGGCGACGTCTGGGGGTGGTTGCACGCCATCCCGACGGCGCTGGGCCTGTGGGGGGTCGATCGCGTGCTGACGTACGGGCAGGACGACAAGCTCTCGTGGGTGCTGCTGCCGTTCCTCGGGCTCGGGCTGGTGGCGGCGTGTCTGTCGGCCATCGTCTATGCGCTGCAGCCACCGGAGCGCTGGAACGCGCGCCACAACCCACACCTGGCGGCGGACGCGCGGCCGGGCGCGACGAACTGGTTGACCGTCCTCGCGGTGGTGCTGTCGCTGATGGTGGGGGCGACCGCCCTGATGGCAGGGCTCGCATTCAGCTTCCAGCGCTATTTCGAATACCAGATCGAGGAGGGCCTGCGCATCAGCCAGTGA
- the rimM gene encoding ribosome maturation factor RimM (Essential for efficient processing of 16S rRNA), with translation MTDPVPWHVAALPADAVEVGHVQQAWGVRGWVRVHSLSRGGDALLHARRWYLQPPAPGGARAKPFDAFEGVVAVTVAEARWHGDGLVARFEGLDDRTHAEQLRGARIAIARADFPAPEGPDEYYWVDLIGCTVVNREGIVLGVVTDLLSTGPHDVLCVRDGSGEAATERLIPFVGAYVDAVDLPARRITVDWQPDY, from the coding sequence ATGACCGACCCCGTGCCGTGGCATGTGGCCGCGCTGCCGGCCGATGCGGTCGAGGTCGGTCACGTGCAGCAGGCCTGGGGGGTGCGCGGCTGGGTGCGGGTGCACAGCCTCAGCCGCGGCGGCGACGCGCTGCTGCACGCCCGACGCTGGTACCTGCAGCCCCCGGCCCCCGGGGGGGCGCGGGCCAAGCCCTTCGACGCCTTCGAGGGCGTGGTGGCCGTGACGGTCGCCGAAGCGCGCTGGCACGGCGATGGCCTCGTGGCGCGCTTTGAAGGGCTGGACGACCGTACGCACGCCGAACAGCTGCGCGGTGCGCGCATCGCCATCGCGCGCGCCGACTTTCCCGCGCCCGAGGGGCCTGACGAGTACTACTGGGTCGACCTGATCGGCTGCACCGTCGTCAACCGCGAGGGCATCGTGCTCGGGGTCGTCACCGATCTGCTCTCCACCGGACCGCACGATGTCCTGTGCGTGCGTGATGGCAGCGGGGAGGCGGCGACCGAACGCCTGATTCCCTTCGTCGGGGCGTACGTTGACGCGGTCGACCTGCCGGCGCGGCGCATCACCGTCGACTGGCAGCCCGACTACTGA
- a CDS encoding DUF3422 family protein produces the protein MKVADPDGGIVGALPADDARRRALHNEVHARPPARIRLPALVVYVAVMHDGVDRRQELEHLRRLPGQEHLTEGDLAGNFLRLRCAPGYTLKWERHTEFSRYSVVQPLPAGAGLGVRDPDLQPHAMLPPGWLAAIPGRTICAIELALVPGDLTDPPTLLEQARAWFDERPVVAALLGRDAHSMVVTDFWLRDDGFERMLVIAPPTTSETRAGRISARLLELETYRMVALLGLPVAKALGGPLADAEQRLARLAAAMEAKTTPDHVLLDELVGLAATVERAIAEHSYRFFATRAYERIVAQRIAELRERAIPGTQTISEFMQRRLAPAIATVASVEQRLAALSERVARTSALLRTQVDIAREDQNRQLLEKLTRGQALQLRLQTTVEGLSIAAISYYVISLVLYGAKALKSAGVPLHPELTAGALMPVVLWGVWRLTRRIHAKLHVD, from the coding sequence ATGAAGGTTGCGGATCCTGATGGGGGTATCGTGGGTGCCCTGCCCGCCGACGACGCGCGCCGCCGCGCGCTGCACAACGAGGTGCACGCGCGGCCGCCGGCGCGCATCCGGCTGCCGGCGCTGGTCGTGTACGTTGCGGTGATGCACGACGGGGTCGACCGCCGGCAGGAGCTGGAGCACCTGCGCCGGCTCCCCGGGCAAGAGCACCTGACCGAAGGGGACCTGGCGGGCAACTTTTTGCGCCTGCGATGCGCGCCCGGCTACACGCTCAAGTGGGAGCGGCACACCGAGTTCTCGCGCTACTCGGTGGTGCAGCCGCTGCCGGCGGGGGCGGGGCTCGGGGTGCGCGATCCGGATTTGCAGCCGCACGCGATGCTGCCGCCGGGTTGGCTGGCCGCGATACCGGGGCGGACGATCTGCGCGATCGAGCTGGCGCTGGTGCCCGGCGATCTGACCGATCCCCCGACGCTGCTGGAGCAGGCGCGGGCGTGGTTCGACGAGCGGCCGGTGGTCGCGGCGTTGCTGGGGCGTGATGCCCACTCGATGGTGGTGACTGACTTCTGGCTGCGCGACGACGGGTTCGAGCGCATGCTGGTGATCGCACCGCCGACGACCAGCGAGACGCGCGCCGGGCGGATCTCGGCGCGGCTGCTCGAACTCGAGACCTACCGGATGGTGGCGCTGCTCGGTCTGCCGGTGGCCAAGGCGCTGGGTGGACCGCTGGCCGATGCGGAGCAGCGGCTGGCGCGGCTCGCCGCCGCGATGGAGGCGAAGACGACGCCGGACCACGTGCTGCTGGACGAGCTCGTGGGGTTGGCGGCGACGGTGGAGCGTGCGATCGCCGAGCACAGCTACCGCTTTTTCGCCACGCGCGCCTACGAGCGCATCGTCGCGCAGCGCATCGCGGAACTCCGCGAGCGGGCCATCCCGGGGACGCAGACGATCAGCGAGTTCATGCAGCGGCGCCTGGCGCCGGCGATCGCGACCGTTGCGTCGGTCGAACAGCGGCTGGCCGCGCTGTCCGAGCGCGTCGCGCGCACCAGCGCGCTGCTTCGCACGCAGGTGGACATCGCCCGCGAGGACCAGAACCGCCAGTTGTTGGAAAAGCTCACGCGCGGCCAGGCACTGCAGTTACGGCTGCAGACGACCGTCGAGGGCCTGTCGATCGCGGCGATCTCGTACTACGTGATCAGCCTGGTGCTCTATGGTGCCAAGGCGCTGAAGTCCGCGGGTGTACCGTTACACCCGGAACTGACCGCCGGGGCGCTGATGCCGGTGGTGCTGTGGGGCGTGTGGCGGCTGACGCGGCGCATCCACGCCAAGCTGCACGTCGACTGA
- a CDS encoding c-type cytochrome: MKRIRTLPPIRHGWRAVVVAGTLAAVAGASWAQADDARARKIANGVCAMCHGDQGESASEIFPRLAGQHAEYITKQLRAFKSGERKSTAMAEMVARLTDDEMVALGRYYEKLPPVRDNVKDTGLAAIGAYLYQNGNKFSGVPACAACHGPDGHGAANLPRLAGQLSGYLFTQLKQFNQRQRTNDNVVMHAVAEKMTELEMAAVAEYLSTK, translated from the coding sequence ATGAAGCGCATCCGTACCCTCCCCCCCATCCGGCACGGCTGGCGCGCCGTGGTCGTGGCCGGTACCCTGGCGGCCGTCGCCGGCGCGTCGTGGGCCCAGGCCGACGACGCGCGTGCGCGCAAGATCGCCAACGGCGTGTGCGCCATGTGCCACGGTGACCAGGGCGAATCGGCCAGCGAAATCTTCCCTCGCCTGGCCGGGCAGCACGCCGAGTACATCACCAAGCAGCTGCGCGCGTTCAAGAGCGGTGAACGCAAGAGCACCGCGATGGCCGAAATGGTCGCCCGGCTGACCGACGACGAAATGGTGGCGCTCGGGCGCTACTACGAAAAGCTTCCGCCGGTGCGCGACAACGTCAAGGACACGGGGCTCGCGGCGATCGGCGCGTACCTGTACCAGAACGGCAACAAATTCAGCGGCGTGCCGGCGTGCGCCGCCTGCCACGGGCCAGACGGCCACGGTGCGGCCAATCTGCCCCGGCTGGCCGGGCAGTTGTCGGGCTACCTCTTCACCCAGCTCAAGCAGTTCAACCAACGCCAGCGCACCAACGACAATGTCGTGATGCACGCCGTCGCGGAGAAAATGACCGAGCTGGAAATGGCCGCGGTCGCCGAGTACCTGAGCACCAAGTGA
- the msrA gene encoding peptide-methionine (S)-S-oxide reductase MsrA yields the protein MTPTSESMSPTETLVLAGGCFWCTEAVFDHVRGVLDVESGYSNGQAEQPTYEEVCTGRTGCAEVVKVVYDPAQIDVRTLLHIFFATHDPTTPNRQGADVGTQYRSGIYWTTPAQAEAARAVIAELEASGVYGAPIVTEVEPLRHYWPAEAYHQDFYARHPYHGYCLAVAAPKVGKLRRVFAQYLKPDAT from the coding sequence ATGACACCCACCAGCGAGTCGATGTCCCCCACCGAAACCCTCGTGCTGGCCGGCGGGTGCTTTTGGTGCACCGAGGCCGTGTTCGACCACGTGCGCGGCGTGCTCGACGTCGAATCCGGCTACAGCAACGGCCAGGCCGAGCAGCCGACGTACGAGGAGGTCTGCACTGGCCGCACCGGCTGCGCCGAAGTGGTCAAGGTGGTGTACGACCCGGCGCAGATCGACGTGCGCACGCTGCTGCACATCTTCTTCGCGACGCACGACCCGACGACGCCCAACCGCCAGGGCGCGGACGTTGGCACCCAGTACCGCAGCGGCATCTACTGGACGACGCCCGCGCAGGCCGAGGCCGCGCGCGCCGTGATCGCCGAACTGGAAGCATCCGGGGTCTACGGCGCGCCCATCGTCACCGAGGTCGAGCCGCTGCGGCACTACTGGCCCGCGGAGGCCTATCACCAGGACTTCTACGCGCGGCACCCGTACCACGGTTACTGTCTCGCTGTCGCGGCGCCCAAGGTGGGCAAGCTGCGGCGCGTCTTCGCGCAGTACCTGAAGCCCGACGCCACCTGA
- the rplS gene encoding 50S ribosomal protein L19 — protein MNLIQILEQEEIARLNKTIPAFAPGDTVVVNVNVIEGNKKRVQAYEGVVIAKRNRGLNSSFIVRKISNGEGVERTFPLYSPLIASIEVKRRGDVRRAKLYYLRGRTGKSARIKEKLGA, from the coding sequence ATGAACCTCATCCAGATCCTCGAGCAGGAAGAAATCGCTCGCCTGAACAAGACCATCCCGGCCTTCGCGCCCGGCGACACGGTGGTCGTCAACGTCAACGTCATCGAAGGCAACAAGAAGCGCGTGCAGGCCTACGAAGGCGTCGTCATCGCCAAGCGCAACCGTGGCCTGAACTCCAGCTTCATCGTGCGCAAGATCTCCAACGGCGAAGGTGTGGAGCGTACGTTTCCGCTGTACAGCCCGCTGATCGCCAGCATCGAGGTCAAGCGCCGCGGTGACGTGCGCCGCGCCAAGCTGTACTACCTGCGCGGCCGCACCGGCAAGTCCGCCCGCATCAAAGAGAAGTTGGGCGCATAA
- the trmD gene encoding tRNA (guanosine(37)-N1)-methyltransferase TrmD, with protein sequence MRFDIITLFPELIEPYLSAGVTRRAFAGGAVTVRLWPLRDHADGHYRRVDDRPFGGGPGMVMMAEPLYRCWRAIRVDRGLDAVRAPGAPVDVPTVLFSPAGERLTHAVVARYAAADAPGAILVCGRYEGVDQRFIDACVDAQISLGDFVLSGGEIAAVALLDAVARLQPGVLGDAASAEQDSFNPAVDGLLDCPHYTRPEVWEGPHGPAGVPPVLLSGHHGQIASWRRAQRLLATARARPDLLAEARARGVVTPADERWLGEAGYNEKL encoded by the coding sequence ATGCGATTTGACATCATCACCCTCTTTCCCGAGCTCATCGAGCCGTACCTGTCGGCCGGTGTGACGCGCCGCGCCTTCGCGGGCGGCGCGGTGACGGTGCGCCTGTGGCCGTTGCGCGATCACGCCGATGGTCACTACCGCCGCGTCGACGACCGGCCGTTTGGCGGCGGGCCGGGCATGGTGATGATGGCCGAGCCGCTGTACCGCTGCTGGCGGGCCATCCGGGTGGACCGCGGGCTCGACGCCGTGCGCGCTCCGGGCGCCCCGGTCGACGTGCCGACGGTGCTGTTTTCTCCGGCGGGTGAGCGCCTGACGCACGCGGTCGTCGCGCGCTACGCGGCGGCGGATGCGCCCGGCGCGATCCTCGTGTGCGGGCGCTACGAAGGGGTGGACCAGCGGTTCATCGACGCCTGTGTCGACGCGCAGATCAGCCTGGGCGACTTCGTTCTTTCCGGGGGGGAAATCGCCGCGGTCGCGCTGCTGGATGCGGTGGCCCGGCTGCAGCCGGGCGTGCTGGGCGATGCCGCGAGCGCCGAGCAGGACAGCTTCAATCCCGCGGTGGACGGGCTGCTCGACTGTCCGCACTACACGCGACCGGAGGTCTGGGAAGGGCCGCACGGCCCGGCCGGCGTGCCGCCGGTGCTCCTGTCGGGGCACCACGGGCAGATCGCGTCGTGGCGGCGGGCGCAACGGCTGCTCGCGACGGCCCGCGCACGTCCGGATCTGCTGGCCGAAGCCCGCGCTCGCGGGGTCGTGACCCCCGCGGATGAGCGGTGGCTGGGCGAAGCGGGCTATAATGAAAAGCTTTGA
- the rpsP gene encoding 30S ribosomal protein S16 has protein sequence MVVIRLARGGSKARPFYHIVVADKRCRRDGRFIERIGFYNPIARGNDVPLNIAQDRLAYWLGVGAQPSDTVQRLIKQAPKVAPTAEAAAA, from the coding sequence ATGGTCGTGATCCGACTCGCCCGTGGCGGCTCGAAGGCCCGCCCGTTCTACCACATCGTCGTCGCCGACAAGCGTTGCCGCCGTGACGGCCGCTTTATCGAGCGCATCGGCTTCTACAACCCGATCGCGCGCGGCAACGACGTGCCGCTCAACATCGCGCAGGACCGCCTCGCGTACTGGCTGGGTGTGGGCGCGCAGCCGTCCGACACCGTGCAGCGCCTGATCAAGCAGGCGCCCAAGGTCGCGCCCACCGCCGAGGCCGCGGCCGCCTGA
- a CDS encoding GNAT family N-acetyltransferase, which produces MKSPLIRPSRDDDLPAIAQLYGHHVLHGTGTFETTPPTVDEMASRRADVLAKGLPWLVAEVDGRVVGFAYGNWFKPRPAYRYSVEDSIYVAPDAAGRGLGRALLAELLLQLEARGIRKVMAVIGDSANAGSIGLHTALGFERVGVVRSCGWKFGRWLDIVLMEKSLGPGDTTPPADA; this is translated from the coding sequence GTGAAATCCCCCCTGATCCGTCCCAGCCGCGACGACGACCTGCCCGCCATCGCCCAGCTCTACGGCCACCACGTGCTGCACGGCACCGGCACGTTCGAGACCACGCCCCCGACCGTCGACGAGATGGCATCGCGCCGCGCGGACGTGCTGGCCAAGGGACTGCCGTGGCTCGTGGCCGAGGTCGATGGCCGCGTCGTCGGCTTTGCCTACGGCAACTGGTTCAAGCCGCGGCCGGCGTACCGTTATTCCGTCGAAGATTCGATCTACGTCGCGCCCGACGCGGCGGGCCGCGGCCTGGGCCGCGCGCTGCTGGCCGAGCTGCTGCTGCAACTGGAGGCGCGCGGGATCCGCAAGGTGATGGCGGTGATCGGCGATTCGGCCAACGCGGGCTCGATCGGGCTGCACACCGCGCTGGGGTTCGAGCGCGTCGGCGTCGTGCGCTCGTGCGGGTGGAAATTCGGCCGCTGGCTCGACATCGTGCTGATGGAAAAGTCCCTGGGTCCGGGCGATACCACCCCACCCGCCGACGCCTGA
- a CDS encoding AEC family transporter has protein sequence MNLADHPVFQSLTPVFLLIGAGVLAGRRGWVGTAAVRDLSNLVFLLLIPALLFRTMSQVRLETLDWRPVAAYFSAVLPWFALQVAWRGFHPRGVVLALGGTFSNLVMIGIALVGLAYGQAGVVTLLTLIAVHALILLTTASVTLELADARARARQAADGGPRARLWAAAASAIRGSVIHPIPLPIACGLLWGATGWSMPAVVDRPLQLLGQAFGPLALVLVGVSLAHTPLRGRWGEAWSVALAKNVVLPVLVAVSAWLWGLRGLPLTVLVVAAGVPVGANVFLFAQRYRVAQDEVTAATGLSTALALLTLSGWMLLMGWVGRVTG, from the coding sequence GTGAACCTCGCCGACCACCCCGTCTTTCAGTCCCTGACCCCGGTGTTCCTGCTGATCGGCGCTGGCGTGCTGGCCGGCCGGCGCGGCTGGGTCGGCACGGCCGCGGTGCGGGACCTGTCCAACCTCGTCTTTTTGCTGCTGATCCCGGCGCTGCTGTTTCGCACGATGAGCCAGGTGCGCCTGGAGACGCTGGACTGGCGCCCCGTGGCGGCGTACTTCAGCGCGGTGTTGCCGTGGTTCGCGCTGCAGGTGGCGTGGCGCGGTTTCCACCCGCGCGGGGTGGTGCTGGCGCTGGGCGGGACGTTTTCCAACCTGGTGATGATCGGCATCGCGCTGGTCGGGCTGGCGTACGGACAGGCCGGCGTGGTCACGCTGCTGACGCTGATCGCGGTGCACGCGCTCATTCTGCTCACCACGGCGTCGGTGACGCTGGAGCTGGCCGATGCCCGCGCCCGAGCGCGGCAGGCGGCGGACGGCGGGCCGCGCGCGCGGCTGTGGGCCGCGGCCGCATCGGCCATTCGCGGCTCGGTGATTCACCCGATACCGCTGCCGATCGCGTGCGGGCTGCTGTGGGGCGCGACCGGCTGGTCGATGCCCGCGGTCGTGGACCGGCCGCTGCAGCTCCTCGGGCAGGCGTTCGGCCCGCTGGCGCTGGTGCTGGTGGGGGTGAGCCTCGCGCACACGCCGCTGCGCGGGCGCTGGGGCGAGGCGTGGTCGGTGGCGCTGGCGAAAAACGTCGTGCTGCCGGTGCTGGTCGCCGTGTCGGCGTGGCTGTGGGGATTGCGCGGGCTGCCGCTGACGGTGCTGGTGGTGGCTGCCGGCGTGCCCGTCGGGGCCAACGTCTTTTTGTTCGCGCAGCGCTACCGCGTCGCGCAGGACGAGGTGACCGCCGCCACCGGGCTGTCGACGGCGCTGGCGCTGTTGACGCTCAGCGGCTGGATGCTGCTGATGGGCTGGGTGGGCCGCGTCACTGGCTGA